The window CCATACGGGGAACGAACGATGCAGAAAAAAACGCTGGCGGTGGCGTTGAGCGGCGCCTTATCGGGCCTGGCTCAGGGGGCGGACGCCGATCGCCCCAATGTGCTGATCATTCTGGTGGACGACATGGGCTACTCCGACATCAGCCCGTTCGGCGGCGAGATACCGACCCCCAACCTGCAGGCGCTGGCCGAGCGGGGCGTGCGCATGAGCCAGTACTACACCTCGCCGATGTCGGCGCCGGCGCGGTCGATGTTGATGACCGGCAACACCAACCAGCAGGCCGGCATGGGCGGCATGTGGTGGTATGAGAGCACTGCCGCGCAGCCGGGCTATGAAATGCGGCTGACCGACCGCGTGACCACATTGCCGGAGCGCTTTCGCGACGCGGGTTACGCCACCATGATGGCGGGCAAATGGCACCTGGGCTATGTCGACGGCGCCAAACCGACCGATCGCGGCTTCGAGCGCGCCTTCGCTTTCATGGGCGGCGGCACCAGCCATTTCGACGATGCGAAACCGCTGGGCACCGTGGAGGCGTTCCACACCTTCTACACCCTGAACGGCAAACGCGTGTCGTTGCCCAAAGATTTCTACTCCAGCAAGGCCTATGCCGATCAGCTGGAACAGTGGATCCGCGAGACGCCGCAGAATAAGCCCGTCTTCGCTTATCTGGCGTTCACCGCGCCGCACGATCCGCTGCAGGCGCCGGATGACTGGATCGCCAAATTCGACGGCAAATACGACGCCGGCTACCAGCAGGCCTATCAGCAGCGCATTCAACGCCTGAAAGCGCTGGGGTTGATTTCCGATCGCACGCCGATGCCGACGCTGGCGCTGGATAAGGCCTGGAACGCGCTGACGCCCGAGCAGCAAAAATATGAAGCCAAGACCATGCAGGTGTACGCGGCGATGATTGCCTATATGGACGATCAGGTCGGCGCGGTGCTGAACACCCTGAAGCAGACCGGTCGCGATAAAAATACGGTGATCGTGTTCGCCACCGACAACGGCGCCAACCCGGCCAGCGGCTTCTACTACGGCTCGAAGCCGGAGTATTGGCGGCAGTTCGACAACAGCTACGCCAACCTCGGCCGCAAGGGATCGTTCATCTCCTACGGGCCGCACTGGGCCAACGTCAGCAATGCGCCGTATGCCAACTACCACAAAACCACCAGCGCGCAGGGCGGCATCAATACCGATTTCATCATCTCCGCGCCACAGCTGAAAGGGCGCGGCGGCATCGACCGCACGCCGATGGCGGTGTATGACATCGCGCCGACGCTGTACGACTATGCCGGCATCGACGCCAACAAACCGCTGAAGGCGAAACCGACGCTGCCGATGGTCGGTGTCAGCTTCAAGCGCTATTTCAGCGGCGAGGCCAACGGCGTGCCGCGCGCGGCCTACGGCGTGGAGCTGCATAACCAGGCCGCCTATGTAGACGGCATCTGGAAGCTGCGGCGGTTGGTGAAGGCCGGGCCGACGGCGCAGATGGCGCCGTGGGGGCTGTTCAACCTGCATGACGATCCGCTGGAAACGCGCGATCTGGCCGCCGCTAACCCGGATCAAGTCAAACGCCTAAGCGAGGCGTATCGCCGCTTTGCGCAGCAGGGCATGGTCATTGAAGCCAAAGGCGCAGCGATCGACTATCTCGGCGTAGACGCCAGCACCGGCGACTACATCGGCCTGGATCCGCAGACCCACAAACCGTTGCCGCAGGCGGCGCCATGAACCTGGCCCAGCTGCGCGCGCAGCAGATCCCGGTAGAGAGCGAACCGCGCGCGGCGGCGCCTTTTCATTTGCTGGTGAAGCCGATCGGCGCCGGCTGCAACCTGGGTTGCCGCTACTGTTACTACCCGCAGCGCCAGCAAGAGCGGACGCGCAAGATGGACGACGACCTGCTGGCGGAGTTTATCCGCGGCTACATCGCCGCCCAGCCGCGTTACAGCCGCGAGATCAACTTCGTCTGGCAGGGCGGTGAGCCGCTGCTGGCGGGGATCGGTTTTTACAAGCGGGCGCTGGCGTTGCAGCGCCGCTATGCGCCGCCGGGCGTGCGGATCAGCAACAGCCTGCAGACCAATGGCACACTGCTGAACGACGCCTGGTGCCGGCTGTTCCGGCAGCATCACTTTATCCTCGGCGTCAGCCTGGACGGCGATCGCGAGGTGCAGGACGCCCACCGGCCGGACAAGCGCGGCGGCGCCAGCTATGACGCCGCGCTGCGCGGCATTGCGTTGTTGCAGCGTCATCAGATCGACTTCAACCTGCTGATGGTGGTGCACGACGGCGTCGCGGATCGCGCCGAGGCGATCTACGATCATGCGGTGGCGATCGGGGCGCGTTATTTGCAGTTCCAGCCGCTGATGCTGGAAGGGGATGCGCCCACCGCCGGTTACGGACTGAGCGCCGCCAACTGGGGGCGCTTCATGCTGGCGGTATACCGCCGCTGGCGCAGCCGCGGGCACGTTGGCCAGGTCTTTGTAATGAACATCGAACAGGTCTACGCGCAGTATTTCACCCATGTCAGCCCCAGCTGCGTGCACGCCGAACGCTGCGGAGGCAATCTGGTGATGGAGCCGGACGGGCGGCTTTACGCCTGCGATCATCTGATCAATGCGCAGCATCTGCTCGGCCATGCCGATCGCCACACGCCCCTCGCCACCCTGGCGGCAAGGGCGGCAGAGATGCCGTTCGGTAAAAACAAAAGCCTGCGCCGCGAGTGCCAACGCTGCAGCGTGAAAAGCGTCTGCCAGGGCGGTTGCCCGGCGCATGTGGGCGAAGATCGCTACAACCGGCTGTGCGCCGGCTATTACGCCTTCTTTTCCGCGTTGCTGGCGCCGCTGCGCGCCTACCCGCGCAGCCCGCAGGGGGCAATGCAGTGGCGCGCCGCCGTGAGCGCCACCGCAGGTTGAAACCGTCTCGTCCTTAAGGACGATAGTCAGCATTTTCCTTTCCTCTCTATAGTGAGATGACCGCCGCTGGCGGTGAAAAACCTGCAAGCACCTGCATGCATCAGGCCAAAACTATAAGAGGAAATAACCATGAACCTGTCGTCGCGGTTGCACGCCCACCTGGCTCGAGGCAAGGTCGGCTTTCCCACCACCCTGGCCAGTTCGGTCGGGGTGATCATGGCTAGCCCGGTGATCCTGACGGTCACCAGCGGCTTTGGCATCGGCGGCGACACCTTCGCGCTGGCGATGCTGATCGCTTTCGTCATGATGCAGGCGCAGCTCACCACCTTCTCCGAAGCGGCGGCGCTGCTGCCGACCTCCGGTTCCGTTTACGACTACATTTCCTGCGGCATGGGGCGCTTTTTCGCCATCACCGGCGCGCTGTCGGCCTACCTGATCGTGCATATCTTCGCCGGCACCGCCGAGACCATTCTCTCCGGCATTATGGCGCTGGTGAACTTCGAACACCTCAACACCCTGATGGAAAGCCACAACGCCTCCTGGATGGTCGGCGTCGGGCTGGTTGTCGTGTTCGGCATGCTCAACGCGTTCGGCATCGAGGCCTTCGGCAAGGCGGAGATCGTGCTGACCTTCGCCATGTGGAGCACGCTGGTGATTTTCGGCATCGTCGGGCTGCTGTCGCCGCATGCGGTGCCGCTCGAGGGCTGGTTCGGCAGCACGTTGAACCTGAACGATCCCTTCTCAGTGTTCAGCCTGATTGGCATGGCGATGTTCATGTTCGTCGGCTGCGAACTGGTGACGCCGATGGCGCCGGAGATCAAACGCTGCGATCGGGTGATCCCGCGGGCGATGGCGCTCGGGCTGTGCGGCGTGGCGGTGTGCATGGCGCTGTACGGCGCGGCGCTCAGCCACCAGGTGGAAAACGTGGTGATCGACGCCGCCAGCGGCACGCGCCTGCTGGAAACGCCGATGGCCATCCCGGCCTTCGCCGGCCAGGTGATGGGCCAGTTCGGCAAATACTGGCTGGGCGTCGGCCTGCTGCTGGCGGGCGCGGCGACCATCAACACGCTGATGGCGGCGGTGCCGCGCATTCTGTACGGCATGGCGCTGGACGGCGCGTTGCCGCGCATGTTCGCCTATCTGCACCCGCGCTTTAAGACGCCGGTGGTCGGCATTCTGGTGGCGGTCCTGATCCCCTGCGTACACGCCTTCGCCATTCAGGGCAACCTCGACAAGATCATTCCGTTGGTGCTGGCGGCGGTGTGCGCCTGGGGCGTGGCCTACCTGCTGGTGACCTGCTCGGTGGTGCTGCTGCGCCTGCGCCGCCCCGATCTGCCGCGCGCCTATAAATCGCCGTGGTTCCCGCTGCCGCAGATCGTCTCCAGCGTCGGCATCGTGCTGGCCATCGTTTACATCACGCCGCCGGGGATGAATCCGCGCGACGTCTACATTCCCTTCGGCTGGATGATCGGCCTGACCGCCGCCTATGCGCTGTTCTGGACGCTGTGCGTGCAGAAAGTGAACCCGTTCAAGCCGGTGCCGGTCGAGCAGGTGCTGGAGAACGCCTTCGCCAAGGGCGAAAACGAGGAGGCGCAGTTTGATCGGCTTACTTCCCTCACTTAATCGCGCCTGGCGGCGAGCGCCGTCGGGCTATCGGCCGGGCGCCGCGTTGGATCGTCTGGCGCGCAACCTGGAACCCTACGCGTGCGAACGCCTGGCGCCGGGCCTGCTGCGGCTGACGCTGCCGCAGGGGCCGCAGATCGAGGTCAGCGAACAGGTGCAGGGGCTGTTTATGGCGCATATCGTCAGCCACCGTTTTCGGCTGCAGGGCGCATGCGCAGCGCAGCCTCCGCTGACGCTGGACGTGGTGGCCGGCGGTTGGCTGCGGCGACGCGGGGTACGCTATCTGCTGCGTCAGCGCCATACGGCCGCGCAGCGGTTGCTGGCCGGCCTGCAGCGCTACCCGCAGATCGGCGAGACGCTGGCGCAGCTGGATTTTCGCCGCGTGCGGCTGACGGTGAACGACGGGCGCTGGCAGGCGGATATCGAGCATTTCGCCGCCTCGGAGGTGGTCAGCCGCGTGCCGGCCGGCCGCCGCTATCTGCGGCTGGATGCCGAACAGCGGCGGCTGCTGTTGAGCAGTCTGCTGATGATCGGCCAACTGATGGAGAAGCTGAATCATGAATAGAGTGGTTGTGATTACCGGCGGCGGCACCGGCGTCGGCGCCGCCTGCGCCCGTCTGCTGGCGGCGCAGGGCGATCGGGTGTTCATCATCGGCCGCCGTCCGGAACCGCTGACGGCGCTGGCGCAAGAGATCGGCGCGCAGGCGCTGGTGGGCGACGCCGCCAGCGGCGAGAGCTGGGCCCACACGCTGCTGCCGGCCATTCTGCGCGACGCCGGGCGCATCGACTGCCTGATCTGCAGCGCCGGCGGCATGGGCTTCAAGCGCATTACCGAGATGACCGACGCGCAGTGGCAAGGGGCGATGGACAGCAACCTCAACAGCGCTTTCGCCAGTGCGCGCGCCTGCCTGCCGGAGCTGATCAAGAGCGGCGGCAACCTGCTGTTCGTGGCCTCGATCGCCTCGCTGGCCGCCGGGCCGGAGGTTTGCGGCTACGTTACCGCCAAGCACGCGCTGATCGGGCTGATGCGTTCCATCGCCCGCGACTATGGCCCGCTGGGCGTGCGCGCCAACGCGGTGTGCCCGGGCTGGGTGACCACGCCGATGGCGGACGAAGAGATGCAACTGCTGATGGACGCCCATCAGATTTCGCTGGAGCAGGCCTACCAAATGGTCTGTCGCGACGTACCGCTGCGCCGGCCGGCCAGCGCCGAGGAGATCGCCCGCGTCTGCCGTTTCCTCTGTTCCAGCGAAGCTTCCATCATTACCGGCGCGGCGCTGGTGGCCGACGGCGGCTCCACTATCGTCGATGTGCCGACCCTGGCTTTCACTTCCCTGTAAGGAGCATTTCCATGAGTTCAGAAGCGGTATTCATTCAGGTTGGCGCGCTGGCGGAAGGTTTTGCGCCGCACAGCAACACGCTGGAACGGCAGCACGGCCTGGCGGGCGCCACGTTGACGCTGCGCTTTAGCGACGGCGCGACGCAGCGCTGTCGGTTTACCGATGAGCAGACGCTGGAGTGGGGTGAGCGGCGCGGTATCGCCTATCGCGCCACCAGCATTCGCCCCGGCGTGTTGTTCATCGATTTTCTCGATCCCGCCCGCGCCAACGCCAGCATTACGCTGGTGTGCGACCGCAATCAGGGCAACTTCAGCGCGGTGTACGGCCAACTGCCGGACGAAGCGCAGACGCGGCTCGACGCCTTCAGCCGGGTGGAACAGGGGCTGCCGCTGACCGCGGTCGAGGCCGAATTCCGCTTCGGCACGCTGGATGACGCCGACGTGGCGCCGCCGGGCTTTACCGATGAGCTGATCGGCATGCGCAATATGTACACCTACAGCCCGACCGAACGGTACGAGCACATCTACCTGAACGACAACTTCTACGCCTGGCAGTGTCTGGACGGGGTGGAGAAAGGGCTGGCGGATGTCGATCGCTGCCACTACGTGAAGGTGGCGGAGCAGCTTTATCTGTTCGTCTGGCGCGAGAAGATCATTCCGACGCTGGGGGTGGTGATGATCGATCTGCAGGGCATGCGCACCGACGGCAAGATCCTCGGTTATCAGGGCAGCGATTTCAGCGCGTTGAGCAACTTTGCGGTGGGTGCCCATGCGCAGGTGCTGAACACCACGCGCCACCCGCGAGGATAGGCCGATGAGCGCAACCTATGCGGCCGATGCCTTTGCAGGGCAGGTGGTGCTGGTGACCGGCGGCGCGCAGGGCATTGGGCTGGCGATCGTCAGCGCCTTTGCCCGGCTGGGCGCCGAGGTGACGATCGCGGACGTGCAGTTGCCGCAGGCGCAGGCGGCGGCGCAAACGCTGCGGGACGAAGGGTTGAACGTGCAGGCGCTGGCCTGCGATCTGGCCGAGCCGGGGCAGATAGCCGAGTTGGTGGCGGCGGTGGGCGAGCGGCATCAACGGCTGGATGTGGTGATCCACAACGCCGCCTATTTTCCGCTGACGCCGTTCGCTGCCATCGACGCGGCCCTGTTGCAACGCACGCTGAGCGTCAATCTGATGGCGCCGTTCTTTCTGGCGCAAACGGCGCTGCCGTGGATGCGCCGCGCCGGCGGCGGCAGCCTGCTGGTGACCTCGTCGGTGACCGGCCCGCGGGTGGCGTATCCGGGGCTGGCGCACTACGCCGCCTCCAAGGCCGGGGTGAACGGGTTTATTCGCGCGGCGGCGCTGGAGCTGGCGGCGGAGAATATTCGCGTCAACGGCGTGGAGCCGGGGATGATCCGCACGCCGGCGATGGCCAACCTGGGCGATGCGCAGGTGAATCAGGCGATCGCCGCTGCGGTGCCGCTCGGGCGGCTGGGGGAACCGGAAGACATCGCCGCGGCGATGGTGTTTCTCGCCTCGCCGGCGGCGGCCTATATCACTGGCCAGACGCTGGTGGTGGACGGCGGCGCGCTGTTGCCGGAAACGAATTCTCTGCTTACTTGACGCTGCAGCGTTGTTGGCTGCAACGCCAATTAATTTGAGAATTCCGGTTGGTTAAATCACTGCTTGGCGGGATGCGCGGTGACGTTGGCGGGCAGGCTGTCGCCCAGGGTGATCAGCTCGTCCAGCAACGTCATCAGTTGGTCCATTTTCTGCCGCGAGAAAGCGGCTTCAATCTCGGCGTAGCCCTGTTCCACCTGGTGGCGCGCCACTTCATACAGATCCTGGCCCTGTTGGGTCAGCGACACGTACAGCTTGCGCTGATCGTTAACCGGCTTGAGGCGGAAGATCAGCTTATCACGCTCCATGCGCGACAGAATGCCGGTCAGGCTGGGACGCAGGATGCAGGTTTCCGCCGCCAGTTCGTGGAATTCGATCGAACGGCTGTTGGCCAGCACGCGGATGATGCGCCACTGCTGTTCGGTCAGGTTGTGGCTTTTCAGGATCGGGCGGAAGAACCCCATGGCGGTTTCACGCGCCTGCAGCAGGGCGATGGTTAACGATTCATGCATAAGTTTGGCCTTAGCTATCAAGGTGTTCGCTGTTACGGCGCTCGTCATGGGGGCGCCTGCCCCGCAAAGCCCGATTTTGTTAATAACTTAATAGTAGCCAAAGTTACCCGTAGGGATAAAGCAAAAATGCGCGGCGCAGCGAAAAATGGCGAGAAAAATGATTAATGCGTTGAATAATCACGCCAATGTTCGTTGTTTGTGAATATTTTGTTATCACGATCACAAATCATTCCAAGCGCGTTGCGTAAAAGCTGCACAGCGTATAAAAGTAATCATTAATATGTTAATGAATGCCGGTTGTCATGTTTTGCCATTGGAGGAGTTCGCATGAAAGGCACCGTATTTTCCGTTGCGCTGAACCACCGCAGCCAACTGGACGCCTGGGATCAGGCGTTTCACCAGCCGCCGTATCAAACCCCGCCCAAAACCCCGGTGTGGTTTATCAAACCGCGCAACACCCACCTCGCCAACGGCGGGGCGATCCCGTTTCCGGCCGGTGAAACCGTGCAGAGCGGCGGCACGCTGGCGGTGATCATCGGCGATACCGCGCGCAAGGTGCCGGCGGCGCAGGTGGGCCGTTATCTGGCCGGGTATGCGTTGGCCAACGACGTCAGCCTGCCGGAAAGCAGCTTCTACCGCCCGGCGATCAAGGCCAAATGCCGCGACGGGTTCTGCCCGCTGGGAGAGATCGGCCAGCTGGAGAATGCCGATCGGCTGGAGATCGTCACCGAGATCAACGGCGTGGAGCAGGATCGCTGGTCCACCGCCGATCTGGTGCGCTCGGTGCCGGAACTGATCGCCGCCATCAGCGATTTCATCACCCTGCAGCCGGGCGATGCGGTGCTGATCGGCACCCCGCACCAGCGGGTGGAGATCAAACCGGGGGATGAGGTGACGGTGCGCGCCGCCGGCCTGCCCACTCTCACCAACCGCGTCACCCAGGCAGGAGCTGCATCATGAAACATGCCCGTATTCGCCATCATGGCCAGATCGTCAACGTTCAGGTGGACGACCAGCTGCGCGTCACGCTGCCGAACGGCGAGGTGCTGCAGGAGCGCGAAGTGGAATGGCTGCCGCCGGCGCAGGGCACGGTGTTCGCCCTGGGGCTGAACTATGCCGACCACGCCAGCGAGCTGGAATTCAAGGCGCCGGAAGAGCCGCTGGTGTTCCTTAAGGCGCCGAACACCCTGACCGGCCACCGTCAGGTGTCGGTACGCCCGGCCGGCGTGGAGTACATGCATTACGAAGCCGAGCTGGTGGCGGTGATCGGCAAGACCGCGCGCAACGTCAGCCGCGAGCGCGCCATGGAGTATGTGGCGGGTTACACCCTGTGCAACGACTACGCCATCCGCGACTACCTGGAGAACTACTACCGGCCGAATCTGCGGGTGAAGAGCCGCGATACCCTGACGCCGATCGGGCCGTACATTGTCGATCGCGACGACGTCGCCGATCCGCACCGGCTGGCGCTCAGCACCTACGTCAACGGCGAGCTGCGCCAGCGCGGCAGCACCGCCGACATGATTTTCGACATTCCGTTCCTGATCGCCTACCTGAGCGAATTCATGACGCTGCAGCCGGGCGACATGATCGCCACCGGCACGCCGAAAGGGCTGGCCGACGTGCAGCCGGGCGATGAAGTGGTGGTGGAGATCGAGGGCATCGGCCGTCTGGTTAACCACATTATCAGTGAAAAAGATTACGAGGAGAGCCTGCGATGAAAACCATCAACCACTGGATCAACGGCAAGAACGTCGCCAGCAAAGAGTATTTCACCACCACCAACCCGGCGAACGGCGAGGTGCTGGCAGAAGTGGCCTCCGGCGGTCAGCTGGAGATCGACCAGGCGGTGGCGGCCGCGAAAGAGGCTTTCCCCAAATGGGCCAACACGCCGATGAAAGAGCGCGCGCGCCTGATGCGCCGTCTGGGTGAACTGATCGACCAGAACGTGCCGCAGATCGCCGAAATGGAAACCGCCGACACCGGCCTGCCGATCCATCAGACCAAAAACGTGCTGATCCCGCGCGCTTCGCACAACTTCGAGTTCTTCGCCGAGGTGTGCCAGCAGATGAACGGCAAGACCTACCCGGTGGACGACAAGATGCTCAACTACACGCTGGTGCAGCCGGTGGGGGTGTGCGCGCTGGTGTCGCCGTGGAACGTGCCGTTCATGACCGCCACCTGGAAAACCGCGCCTTGCCTGGCGCTGGGCAACACGGCGGTGCTGAAGATGTCCGAACTGTCGCCGCTGAGCGCCGATCGCCTGGGCGAGCTGGCGCTGGAGGCCGGCATTCCGGCCGGGGTGCTGAACGTGGTGCAGGGCTACGGCGCCACCGCCGGCGACGCGCTGGTGCGCCATAAAGACGTGCGCGCGGTCTCCTTCACCGGCGGCACCGCCACCGGCCGCCGCATCATCGAAAGTGCCGGGCTGAAGAAATTCTCCATGGAGCTGGGCGGCAAGTCGCCGGTGCTGATCTTTGAAGACGCCGACATCGAGCGAGCGCTCGACGCCGCGCTGTTCACCATCTTCTCGATCAACGGCGAACGCTGCACCGCCGGCTCGCGCATCTTCATTCAGGAGAGCATCTACCCGGAATTCGTCAAACGCTTCGCCGAGCGCGCCAACCGTCTGCGCGTGGGCGATCCGCAAGATCCCAACACCCAGGTGGGGGCGCTGATCAGCCCGCAGCACTGGGAAAAAGTCTCCGGCTATATCCGCCTCGGGGTGGAAGAAGGGGCGACCCTGCTGGCCGGCGGCCCGGATAAACCGGCCGGTTTGAGCCACGGCAACTTCCTGCGCCCGACGGTGCTGGCGGATGTCGACAACCGGATGCGCGTGGCGCAGGAGGAGATCTTCGGGCCGGTGGCCTGCCTGTTGCCGTTCAAGTCGGAAGAAGACGGCCTGCGCATGGCCAACGACGTGGAGTACGGCCTGGCGTCGTACATCTGGACGCAGGATGTGAGCAAGGTTCTGCGCCTGGCCCGCGGCATTGAAGCCGGCATGGTTTTCGTCAACACCCAAAACGTGCGCGATCTGCGCCAGCCGTTCGGCGGCGTGAAAGCCTCCGGCACCGGCCGCGAAGGCGGCGAATACAGCTTCGAAGTGTTCGCCGAAATGAAGAACGTGTGCATTTCCATGGGCGACCACCCGATCCCGAAATGGGGCGTTTGAGCCTCAGGCCACAATAATAACGAAAGAGATGAGAACAATGACGACAAAACTGACCACTGATGCTGTCCCTGCTCCCGACGTCGTGCGCTGTGCCTACATGGAAATTCAGGTCACGAACCTTCAAGCCGCACGCGAATTTTACGTCGATATCCTCGGCCTGGTCGTGACCGCCGAAGAGGATAAAACCCTCTACCTGCGTTCGATGGAGGAGTTCATTCACCATAACCTGGTGCTGCGCGAAGGCCCGGTCGCCGCCGTGGCGGCGTTTGCTTTCCGCGTGCGCACGCCGGAAGACGTCGATCGCGCCGAAGCGTATTTCAAGGCGCTTGGTTGCCGCACCGAGCGGCGGGTGAACGGGTTCGCCAAAGGCATCGGCGATGCGGTGCGGGTAGAGGACCCGCTCGGTTTCCCGTATGAGTTTTTCTACGACGTGCAGCACGTCGAGCGTCTGGCCTGGCGCTACGATCTGTATACGCCGGGCGCGCTGGTGCGCCTCGACCACTTTAACCAAATCACCCCTGACGTGCCGCGCGCCGTGGAATACATCCAGGGGCTGGGCTTCCGCGTGACGGAAGACATCCGCGATGAAGACGGCGTGGTTTACGCCGCCTGGATGCGCCGCAAGGCGACGGTGCACGATACCGCGATGACCGGCGGCGCCGGGCCGCGCATGCACCACATCGCCTTCGCCACCCATGAAAAGCACAACATTTTGGCCATCTGCGACAAGCTCGGCGCGCTGCGAAAATCCGATGTGATCGAACGCGGCCCCGGCCGTCACGGCGTCTCCAACGCGTTTTATCTCTACCTGCGCGATCCCGATGGCCACCGCGTGGAAATCTACACGCAGGATTACTATACCGGCGATCCGGACAACCCGACCGTGACTTGGGACGTGCATGACAACCAGCGCCGCGACTGGTGGGGCAATCCGGTGGTGCCGAGCTGGTACACCGAAGGCTCGTTGGTGCTGGATCTCGATGGGCAGCCGCAGCCGGTCATCGAGCGCAGTGCGCCCAGCGAAATGGCCGTCACCATCGGCGCAGACGGTTTTTCCTATACCCGCGAGGGCGATACGGAAAAAGGTTTCAAACTTGGCAATACGCTGTAAATGCCGCTGCGCGGGCCGCGCCCGCGCCTATGCGCCGTCTGGAGAACGCTATGCCCCATTTTTACGCTGAATGCACCGACAACATCCGCCGTGAGGCGGATTTGCCCACCCTGTTCGCCAAGGTCAACGAGGCGCTGGCGGCGACCGGCATCTTCCCGCTGGCCGGCGTGCGCAGCCGCGCCATCTGGCTCGACACCTGGCAGATGGCCGACGGCAAACAGGATTACGCCTTCGTGCACATGACGCTGAAGATCGGCCACGGCCGCAGTCTGGAAAGCCGGCAGCAGGTGGGCGAGATGCTGTTTACGCTGATCAAGGAACACTTCGCCGCGCTGATGGCGCAGCGTTACCTGGCGCTCTCTTTCACCATGGAAGAGCTGGATCCGGTGCTGAATTACAAACAGAACAATGTCCACGCGCTGTTCAACAAGGCGTGAATAAGGGGTCGTAAATGCTGGATAAAGAGCAGGTTAACCGCGCCGTGCAGCGCCTGCATCAGGCGGAAAAGAGTCGTGAGCAGATCCGCGCCCTGTCGCTCGATCATCCCGAGATCACCATTGAAGACGCCTATGCCATTCAGCGGCAGTGGGTGGAGCTGAAGATCGCCGAGGGGCGCACGCTCAAAGGCCACAAGATCGGCCTGACCTCACGGGCCATGCAGGTGAGTTCGCAGATCACCGAGCCGGATTACGGCGCGTTGCTGGACGACATGTTCTTCAACGACGGCAGCGACATTCCGATCGATCGCTTTATC of the Serratia marcescens subsp. marcescens ATCC 13880 genome contains:
- a CDS encoding fumarylacetoacetate hydrolase family protein; its protein translation is MKHARIRHHGQIVNVQVDDQLRVTLPNGEVLQEREVEWLPPAQGTVFALGLNYADHASELEFKAPEEPLVFLKAPNTLTGHRQVSVRPAGVEYMHYEAELVAVIGKTARNVSRERAMEYVAGYTLCNDYAIRDYLENYYRPNLRVKSRDTLTPIGPYIVDRDDVADPHRLALSTYVNGELRQRGSTADMIFDIPFLIAYLSEFMTLQPGDMIATGTPKGLADVQPGDEVVVEIEGIGRLVNHIISEKDYEESLR
- the hpaE gene encoding 5-carboxymethyl-2-hydroxymuconate semialdehyde dehydrogenase; the protein is MKTINHWINGKNVASKEYFTTTNPANGEVLAEVASGGQLEIDQAVAAAKEAFPKWANTPMKERARLMRRLGELIDQNVPQIAEMETADTGLPIHQTKNVLIPRASHNFEFFAEVCQQMNGKTYPVDDKMLNYTLVQPVGVCALVSPWNVPFMTATWKTAPCLALGNTAVLKMSELSPLSADRLGELALEAGIPAGVLNVVQGYGATAGDALVRHKDVRAVSFTGGTATGRRIIESAGLKKFSMELGGKSPVLIFEDADIERALDAALFTIFSINGERCTAGSRIFIQESIYPEFVKRFAERANRLRVGDPQDPNTQVGALISPQHWEKVSGYIRLGVEEGATLLAGGPDKPAGLSHGNFLRPTVLADVDNRMRVAQEEIFGPVACLLPFKSEEDGLRMANDVEYGLASYIWTQDVSKVLRLARGIEAGMVFVNTQNVRDLRQPFGGVKASGTGREGGEYSFEVFAEMKNVCISMGDHPIPKWGV
- a CDS encoding fumarylacetoacetate hydrolase family protein; the encoded protein is MKGTVFSVALNHRSQLDAWDQAFHQPPYQTPPKTPVWFIKPRNTHLANGGAIPFPAGETVQSGGTLAVIIGDTARKVPAAQVGRYLAGYALANDVSLPESSFYRPAIKAKCRDGFCPLGEIGQLENADRLEIVTEINGVEQDRWSTADLVRSVPELIAAISDFITLQPGDAVLIGTPHQRVEIKPGDEVTVRAAGLPTLTNRVTQAGAAS
- the hpaD gene encoding 3,4-dihydroxyphenylacetate 2,3-dioxygenase; the encoded protein is MTTKLTTDAVPAPDVVRCAYMEIQVTNLQAAREFYVDILGLVVTAEEDKTLYLRSMEEFIHHNLVLREGPVAAVAAFAFRVRTPEDVDRAEAYFKALGCRTERRVNGFAKGIGDAVRVEDPLGFPYEFFYDVQHVERLAWRYDLYTPGALVRLDHFNQITPDVPRAVEYIQGLGFRVTEDIRDEDGVVYAAWMRRKATVHDTAMTGGAGPRMHHIAFATHEKHNILAICDKLGALRKSDVIERGPGRHGVSNAFYLYLRDPDGHRVEIYTQDYYTGDPDNPTVTWDVHDNQRRDWWGNPVVPSWYTEGSLVLDLDGQPQPVIERSAPSEMAVTIGADGFSYTREGDTEKGFKLGNTL
- a CDS encoding 5-carboxymethyl-2-hydroxymuconate Delta-isomerase translates to MPHFYAECTDNIRREADLPTLFAKVNEALAATGIFPLAGVRSRAIWLDTWQMADGKQDYAFVHMTLKIGHGRSLESRQQVGEMLFTLIKEHFAALMAQRYLALSFTMEELDPVLNYKQNNVHALFNKA